Genomic DNA from Miscanthus floridulus cultivar M001 unplaced genomic scaffold, ASM1932011v1 fs_342_1, whole genome shotgun sequence:
gagacaatcggctacattctaatcgagtaatttaagggaaagtggccgattgcttttttcgaacgaataaaaataagtaaacataaagttggttaatcaagggaaagaggatatcacacttaagtttattacaaacccaatgtctactggttcagaagatgattgattgcctctatggccttagtcctgattcggctaacattatctagcactttttgatcttcatcttcagaaatctggatgctggataacttagttttgatttgctggtcttctttgatgatCGAAGTCATCTtcagtgaagctgcttctatgttcttcggcaaattagctatatgggccctgtgagactgaattttggcattcagtttggTTAGTTGGGCTTCTAATCTGCTTTTTTCGTCCTCCATGGTTTTCAGTTCgggctccaaggttgtcaaggaatttcttgcagtgtggatatgagagtgaaggtctttaatctccagctttttcaaagatctatccttctgcagagcagccctcgaagatatgttcttggttgcccttctcaccatagcaaagtggtcatcaagatgggctgccgATTCTAGGGGGGCTTTGAGAGCAggggggatatcttgatcaatgagttcaaggaggtcttttatctggtctgcatcctgaaccagactgatggtatccttgttcagcagaatgatcacctcttttagccgagcctgattttccagcgataaggtttgatgggaagtaatctcttcacctttctcgatgatgtagtcctcaatagagaaggagtaactggtggtcggtttagtgatgttcttctaaagaaaagagGAGAAAAAAGGTATTAGctgattgggtaattttgctaaaatatagtgtaaaacAAAGAATTGCCTGCtgagctgattgatcatcaggatgggttatgcCTTGGCTTGCTGGGGAACTTGGCTGAAGGTTCAGAAgggacaggtttggagcttgatcaggagaagtttcccttgccagttcatctaagatttcatctattttcagtaaagtaaatgataatgagcataagagatagatgttgtttaaaagaaagaaaaagagaattggttgaacaatgttacctatagtctcatcaggtttatgagcctttgaaccttcagcttcatgagtctctgaagtttcgctatcatgtatttcttcatcttcagtaaaaacttcaggggttggttctataggtgctgaggtattgcctagtgtgggaatttctacttgtggctgcaatggaagcaaTGAATGtaagaggtggtcaggtttactgctaagtgaggttggtaacttgatagagaataaaaggttcataccttaagagataatttggctttcttggtccttggtttcttgggtaagagaaaactttcaggtgttttccttttgctttttcctcttgaagatgcagcagctgaagtagcaggaattttcatgagtgcctttagaggtgctgagtccaaagttgcagaagttttcatgaattcctttaagtttggagcatcaaaccccagagcaggcttggggccagccgaatagtactggattgctttggctgggagagtaaactcaagatcctgtgcatgaccagatgttaaaataagaagtggattcaagagcaagaaatgatgggcataatgaaattacctcactgtcagaagcaaaatcgggttgcaagtttttgcataaggaatgaactgatatattgaagatatgagcatgccattcttgccaccaagaaacaaagaagggatgagcaacatctattagcccaaatggagatggttcgtatgttggcaattcccatcctaattcaaagatcttcttggcttccattccttctgttattacttcccttgactttatgattgttgagaagaggaattttggaggcagttggccacatcctaattgtctggccaccatgtttggataatagaattcataggtggattgcactaacctcccatgatgaaattcggctggcaaagtgcaaggtttgataaaggagttgaaaatctccgtggattcttgacctgaacaaccaatttcatagctaaacttgcagggcaaagtcaaattttcgttttctctgtaaggaaaccagagcacattgccgaatcctttgaaaaatagcttgaagaaatgaccgatgtctatgtcaatgcttatagatgatgctgcttccccataagtctgacaagccttaacctttgctgtactgccttcagcatagttaactgaaggaaaacttagattgaagaggctcacagaggttatctgatgcatatatagctgaagccacatttgaattagccaccagggaccattcacacaagaaatttctccaccttggcgcatctgaagagtaatctgatgcatcatatgataaacagaccctaaaagatatttgcctagtgggatctgagtgcctgcagctaagtcttcagccattaccatgtgattcagagttggttcattggattttccacagaagatgaatctgcatagccacatattcatgaaggctttcaactctttgtcagaaacggtgccagatgcattcatatagttctgaatatgtttgacccatccacatccagagctgacggctctttgattacttttgcttttgtacttatagggatatactggcaatgacacgttcaagccagtcatcatgaacacgtcggctagagtgatggtcatcataccatgaccaaagataaaggcattgatagtgtcagaccaaaaatgggaagctgctatcaaaagggaatcattcctgggtgtttctgctaaggataattccagacaatgactgatgtcttgactttcccagtggctactacttttctccagcattctcctgtaccaattacgccatccggtgattgggggaaatggccaattcttgaacgtgtttggccatcggtttgacgaggtgatcccagacttgaaaggaattctttgggtttccttctcaataatttcagaagggtcaggatttcccattgggccgaggaaataggagtcggggttggcagcataggggatcaaaatctggctcgtgtattcctttagaaggtgattgaaatcaaagaggaataaatcaaaagaggagcgggaggatcagatgaaagttgccgaatataagtaaagtttacctctgggatttcatcctgggtcgccattgaagattcgaagtaggtccgaggttgcactgaaagcttgaatttttgggcagcggctgcggtattgaacggtgatgacctaggaggacgaaagagcttgtggtcaatttcagaataaaaccacttttatcccgaaattgagggggcatgtgttaacactggattttggtcgattctggaagatgacaggtagacccgcatgcgggaagaagggtgttcggcaaacaaaacaagcggtcggctaaatgattgtgcggtcggttaccccagaaggcggtaactccattcgggaaaaacagaagatggcaggcaagaccgatcggaaagatgaaagttgtaataataaaggaatctagaagtttagggtaaggaatcgtaagtttccaagtttgtttaaaggttcctttgtaaatcgtagtcctctaggactcatgttttgtctagggtataaatattgaccctcgaccattgtaatagaggttcacaaccaaatcaatacaaccggccccgtgccaactttcgagtccttttgtcgtgtcgtcgagttcttcgagaggagtcatcgatccgtcgacctccgtaagttccgacaaccttgttatcatgtttagtatcatgcggtggatttagacgtgatgcaagtagtcttgtttgttttcaatggtcgtgcggcggatctttgcttgacaatcaagaagtctttgcttatgctttgtttatgagtagataccgtgcggcaggcgtttgcttaatatgcttagtgaaagcgagatagttatcggctctatattagatatggcaaatctaaatagattcattaagttatccagtgttgcatgttttgaaccttttatatatttgtaacacacttctgcccaatctagattgatattgttcggctctttctctctctcttatggttttattcgtgcttcaacgaccATTGCTTTTTCATACTACCTTTGCAGATAGATAACACgttcataatggctgaattattttaatctagattgtcacatgttgtgggttcatgcatgttaatcatgtttaagctttaacgaaaccaggtgtcgtgcggcagatgcaggttttggattagttttaatcgttttttatttgcacgttccttcttcatggaccccaattcggctggactgccgagcttggttatgcattaacttataattaattttcacttgttcaaacatgtcttctcatgcacatgcattcggcaactaggtctttacgtgcattcatcttacggttAGCTaaatggtttatgaacttgttggcagacagctctctatagctgtatgtcgttgtaagtggcttcagggccgtatatgtggaactgtctggtattacccgacatgttccggtttgacatttaattattttatcccttgttagtttttaggtcaaactgattggcacgcttccggatcacgaaacacccgggaacccgtttgaagccacgctttccggcttgctgtgtgtgaggcacagtgcgtcacattttgtgtcaacatatATATACGTGCTTTTTAGCATGATGACCCTCCGCAAGCTATTACCTTCACTTGCTTGAGCTACTTCAACACTTGTGCCATAGTCGGTCTCTCATCCACGTCTTTAGACATTGCACCGCAAGCGCGCCGATCTTGTCGAGGCATTCCTGAGCATGATGAGCCATAAGAATCTCTCGGTCGTACATTGCCCTTCCGTTCCCTTCCTCCTTGCAGCACTTGACAAAGTCTATCGGGAGGCTGTTGCTCTCATCATACTTGACCGTCTTCCTCGTGGTGAGCTCCAAGAGAACCACCCCAAAGCTGTAGACGTCGCTCTTCTCTGTGAAGCGGCCAGTCTATATGTACGTGGGATCGATCGATGTACGTAGTTCATGTCCCCTGACACACACCACTTGGCATACCCATTGATGATGGACACGAGCTTGGCCGATCCGAAGTCAGAGACCTTGGGT
This window encodes:
- the LOC136531409 gene encoding LRR receptor-like serine/threonine-protein kinase ERECTA, whose product is MNVPKLVFEFVPNGSLCDLLLGVRHRQELPLPARLRIAIGAAEALSYMHSHGHHNYIHGDVKSANILLDNDLTPKTGRFTEKSDVYSFGVVLLELTTRKTVKYDESNSLPIDFVKCCKEEGNGRAMYDREILMAHHAQECLDKIGALAVQCLKTWMRDRLWHKC